A genomic window from Fusarium verticillioides 7600 chromosome 5, whole genome shotgun sequence includes:
- a CDS encoding 2-dehydropantoate 2-reductase, whose translation MRSILFNFNQSHRLRIATRPRRIWPLASVASVRMYSQRPSWLEVCCNDVRPTPTLFAWNLSNLASYHDSDPSTSSASGDSDQRIYVLGVGNLGRLFATSLAQAPDRPPITLVVHRKELLEQWIESDGIEILRQDKLEKNKNFDIEWWTENEPDFGPVREVADGEKLKNLIVLTKASAALPQVDRVRGYLDRNSTVLFAQNGMSKLWPPHGSLYVSHRYHSSHEPNFLACVTTHGVTSQGTFRSFHASQADVVVGAVLPNSISLGKTAYLVKQLLEAPHLEARSVPRGELWILQLEKLVVNAVINPLTAILGCKNGALFTESDGVLARVIDQLLSEASQVLQLLVAHESSAEIIGRQEGRLPGEPETAIDLSPKSLQERFSHPQLKDMIYRVGHKVRENTSSMLQDVRAGRSTEIRDFNGWLVEMAAFLDPGLEVTGHGTLVELVEAGRTLDVDQLGSCFNGSGTDAGK comes from the coding sequence TAATCAGTCTCACCGCCTCAGGATTGCTACCCGTCCACGCCGGATTTGGCCTCTCGCTTCAGTCGCTTCAGTCAGAATGTATTCTCAGAGACCCTCATGGCTCGAAGTATGTTGTAATGACGTAAGGCCGACCCCTACGCTCTTTGCATGGAACCTGTCAAACCTTGCTTCTTACCATGATTCTGACCCTTCAACCTCGTCTGCTTCTGGTGATTCCGACCAGCGGATCTACGTCCTGGGAGTAGGTAACTTAGGCCGCCTCTTCGCAACTTCACTGGCCCAAGCGCCTGACAGGCCCCCAATCACATTGGTTGTTCACAGAAAGGAGCTCCTGGAGCAATGGATCGAGAGTGATGGCATTGAAATTTTGCGCCAGGacaagctggagaagaacaaaaactTCGATATTGAATGGTGGACGGAGAATGAGCCGGATTTCGGCCCAGTGCGAGAGGTCGCCGATGGCGAAAAGCTAAAGAACCTCATCGTCTTGACCAAGGCTTCAGCTGCCCTGCCACAGGTTGACCGAGTTCGAGGTTACCTGGACCGAAACAGCACTGTGTTATTCGCTCAAAACGGAATGTCGAAATTGTGGCCTCCTCATGGATCCTTATACGTTTCCCATCGCTATCATAGCAGCCATGAGCCCAACTTTTTAGCTTGCGTTACAACCCATGGAGTGACATCCCAGGGGACATTCAGAAGCTTTCATGCCTCCCAAGCTGATGTTGTCGTCGGAGCGGTTCTCCCGAACTCCATTTCGCTTGGGAAGACAGCATACTTAGTCAAGCAGCTACTAGAAGCCCCTCACCTAGAGGCTAGGTCTGTGCCTAGAGGGGAGCTTTGGATTCTGCAATTGGAAAAGCTCGTCGTTAACGCGGTAATCAACCCTTTGACAGCTATTCTGGGTTGCAAAAATGGAGCTCTATTCACTGAATCAGATGGAGTTCTCGCACGAGTCATTGACCAGCTTCTAAGCGAAGCAAGTCAAGTGCTCCAACTTCTGGTGGCCCACGAGAGCAGCGCAGAAATCATTGGACGGCAGGAAGGACGTCTACCAGGCGAGCCTGAGACGGCCATCGATCTCTCCCCCAAGAGCCTGCAGGAAAGATTCTCACATCCTCAGCTGAAGGACATGATCTATCGAGTGGGTCACAAAGTTAGGGAGAACACAAGCTCCATGCTGCAAGACGTGCGTGCCGGCAGATCAACCGAGATCAGGGACTTCAACGGCTGGCTAGTTGAGATGGCAGCGTTCCTAGACCCGGGACTAGAGGTTACGGGCCACGGCACCTTGGTCGAGCTGGTGGAGGCTGGCAGAACCCTAGATGTGGATCAACTTGGAAGTTGCTTCAACGGTTCCGGGACAGATGCAGGAAAATGA